The Schistocerca gregaria isolate iqSchGreg1 chromosome X, iqSchGreg1.2, whole genome shotgun sequence nucleotide sequence GACCGACCTGTCTGTAGCTGATAGGACAGTTTCTGAAAGTGGCAGTGTGGCGAATTTGAATATTGTACTTGGAGAAATGAGAAAATGAGGGCTATGCACAAGTTTCCCAAGTACAACAATCAATGGATCTAATGGTGAACAAGAAGGAACCATCTAACATGAATGAAATTATAGAACGACAACAAGTCCAGATTAAATTGAATTTTGGAGATTTTAAACTGTATGTCAATTAATATTTCAGTGTTATCAATTCGTACTTGATAATTGTCAGCACAGTTCAGTATATGTATTGCATATAATTTAGTATTAGATTTGAAGTAGGGGAAACCTGCACGGAATTAGGAAGACTAGATTAGTACAgagagattttatttcttttcatggGTAACTAAAGTTCTATTTCAAAAAAAAGTACATATTACAGTTTTCGTCCTAGAATGCTGGATACTGCAAGCATATATTGATTTTAACAaaagtttcaaataaattaaaataacagtagtaaaacaaagaaaattaagcaaattataagttgtaaataataaatagtaaataacaaacagcaaataataaattttaaataatgaattgtAAATAATAAATCGTAAATAATAAACTGTAAATAACAAGTTTAAAATaacgaactgaaaattaaaacatatTTCGAGACTTGAGGATTCCGAGTAAGTGAGATATACTCACTTAGGTTAGAATACCCGACAAAGGACTAGCAAGACTCGAAGTCCTTCCGAGACAGCCAGGAATCTTTGAACCTGTCTTGAAAAAACTGCGTTTTTAGTTTCCTTTCTTTGGTTGATGGCGGCTTTATactaatttcagtttattttatctTGTGTGCTGTGTCTTGCATTTTCTGTTACACTAGTCTTTTCCAGGACTCTCGAATGTTGATAAAAATTATACACTCCTATTTAAAGACATACAACTTATTCAATTCctggaaaaagaaaaataagaaattgaaATAATGTGGAATAGCTTTGCCCACTACAACTTACCACAGAACTTGTTTCTATATCGCGAGTCATTTGTGAAATATTTCGTGTGGCATTCTCCTGTGAGATGGCAATGCAGCAAGGAGTATGAAAAGCATGTTGTTATCTGTCTGGCGATACAAATGAACCTTCGAAATACCGTGCTTTTGTTGCGTGCTGGAGTACGCGCCGTCTAGATCCCTTATCTAACTGCAGCACGTTGCTTGCAAAATATGAGTTTACAGTGTGCAACAAGCAGTTGGAACACGTATAGACTTCTACAAACTTCCCATATCTACATAAAAGAACATCTAAACCTCTGTCGTGCAGAAAAACCTTAACAAGCTCCGTTAAAAACTCTTTTTTCCCTCCCTGCCTACCACGACGACTTGTATAACTTCCTAGAAGCAGCGCTAATCAACGATTCGTAAATAAATCCAAATTTCTGTGGCTATCTTTTTAGTTAAAGgcacacacactcatacaaagATAATAAATATCGACTTTGTACTCTCGAGATCAGGAACTTTCGACATTTTTTGTTTAGGAATTACGTGGCTCGGATAAACGTTACAGTACCTCGGGAGCGGCGAACGGTGCAACTTGGACGTACAGTTCAGCAGCAAACAACAATAGCCTATACAGCAGGGTCTTGGCGGAAAAACACCAACTATTCTACATCACACACTCAGGTTAAAGACTTAGACCCAATTTAAATATAAGAATGAAGTAAACTTACACATTATATAAATAATACATTAGGCTATTTGTTTTTACACAAGTAGGCTATAAATTCTTCCCTGAATGTAGTGTGGGCGGAGGCTCGCCCCCGCCGCCGTGAGGTGTGACGACCTGTTACATTACAAATGCCGGCGCAACTCCCACGCCTTGTATTCCTCTCGTCTATCCAAAATTCCTACAATTTTGAGCTGGCCGGGTAATGCCACTGACTCCTTCATCCGGTCCCCAGCGCGCAGAGAAGATCTAATAGGAACTTGAGAAACATCACCTTATAATTTTACAattcaacaacttttttttaatttttgtatgcgATTCTTCCCCTACGCGCTGCGCTACCGGAAAAGAAAGGACCTAGACTCTCAGTCTTGTCAACGAAAGCGGCTCGCACGGTGTCAGAGTGAACCAGGAAATTCCAACCGTAGCGGAAAGAAAGTCACTTACGAACGTCGGTCGTAGGAGAAAAAGTAGGGAAAGTAAATTTCAGGACCGTAATGAAGGCTAAAATATCGACCTCGGCTGCACAGCAATGTTTATTTAAAATTTGCTATACCGTATCGGTATCGGGATCCTTACCCATCTCCAGGGACACAACTGTTTAAAGGTACATATTAATACATACAGTGTCTAATACAAGATCGTTGGCACCATAGTAGTGTCTTTGAAGTTTCGCGTCTGAAAGTATGGTTTCGACACTTAAGCAGTCTAGAATATATGCAGTACAGGCAATCTTTCGATGTGAACCAATCTTTCCACAACGTCTGTTTGGCCTCAGTTGTTCTATTGACTTTCTTGTGGTAGGCCAGCTTATTAATGATGTCAGACACGTACTGCAATTTATGTGCTGGCGACTGGCTGTAGTAAATGTATTCGACACGAATTACGTGTGAAAACCATATTTACAGCTTAATAAAGTTTCACCGTGCACGATTAAAACTACTTTGGTAGTAACTGTATTTctgttatatttattttatacgctGAACTTAGATACCAGATACGTTGAAACTAtgtaatttgtagttcactatGCTTCGAAGTCCAGTGGATATGTCTGCTCGAGGTCCAGTTTCCAGTATTTTCTCCGGCTATCGTAGTTGAGTAGTGGTGGTTGCGTAACTATCTCATTACCATCGTGTAATGTATAACATCGTATGccttatacaaggtggtcagaaacagtctgaaaagcttgtacgtGTCTTGTAGTGTAAGTTGTGCTGAGgattaaatgttaagaaaaaaatacggtgctccgtttccgagttaactgGCATCGAAGCTAGCGAATCATAACGTGGAGTGCGCAAACGTAAGCAGCCCACCAGAGACGATGTCATCAAACCTGTGCTTCGTTTGGTTTGCTAATGCCGAAAAAAGGAGGAATACAAAAATTCAACACGGGACAGTGGTAAGAATCGAAACCGAGACAAAGGCTGCCCCGTGCGCTAAACTTAcgataattgtatctggcgggccgctcgaATTTGCCCGcataacggcctgattggctaacttcaatcgtaattaactcggaaacggtgcaacgtactgAAGTTTTTTTCTTGacgattatttctcagcacgatCTGCCCTGCAAAgcccttacaaacttttcatacTCTTTCTGACCTCCTCGCATAAGTTGTAAAACAGCAGAACTGTTTATTAGTCATGCAAACGTCTGTAGTAACTACAGGTAGAGTCCCAGTATGCATGTAAACATCTTAAAAATATGTTGCGTGTGGGTAACGTCGTGAGTCGAAACCAGATCGGCGTAATAAATTTTAAAGAAATCGTACTACGCAGCCGATGTCGATATTTAAGACGCGACGAAGTTACCGAAATTCGTGCGAGCTGCGGAGCACCGTGTGTATAAAAGATTTAAGGAAAAGTAAATCACAGTTGTAGCTTTCCTCCGAGGGGAACAGGGAGTGGCAGGCTAAGCCGGCGTCAGCGTGAAGGAGACGGTGAGCGGCTCGGAGAGGCGCTCCTTGACGGGCAGGAACACCACCGACGGCACGAACTTGGCCGCGTGCACGCGCACGCTGTGCAGCGGCTCCTCCAGCAGGAACGGCTGCATGATGAAGGGAGCGCCCTCGGGGCCCTGCGGCGGCGCAGGCACGGCGTACGACGCCGGCACCCGCGCAGCGGGCccgcccgcgcccgcgcccgccTCGGGCTCGCGGTGGCTGCGGCGCGCGTGTCTCTTGAGCGCCACGGCGCTGTCCGCCCGGAAGTCGCACTGCGCGCACCGCAGCTTGCCGTCCGCTCCGTCGCCGGCAGCCGCGCCGTGCTTCTTCTGGACGTGCGCCAGGTACAGCTCTCGAGTCTTGAAGCCGCGCGAGCACTGCGGGCACCGGAACTTCGTCTTGGCTTCGGCGTCGGCCGCGTCTCCGTCCGGCTGCTCGGGCTGCAGAGGCTGCACGGGCGGGAACGGCCTGGGCGCGGGGAAGGCGGCGGGCGCGAACGGGTTGACCAGCCCTCCGAACTGGTGGGACAGCAGGTGCGTGTGCAGAGGCTCGCCCTGCAGCTCCTGCAGGCAGATGGGGCAGTGCTGCGGCGCCTTGCCGGCCTCCGGGTCGGGCTGCACGGTGGGGCCGGCCACGTGCGTGCGCTCGTGCACGAACAGTAGCGCCAGCACCGGCGTGCTGAAAGGGCAGTACGAGCAGTGGTATTCGGGCGAGTCGCTACCGGCGAATAGGTTGGACAGCACGTGACTGGCGACGGGCTCGGCCGCTTGCGACGCCCAGCTGGTGGGGATTTTGAGCGCcggcggccgctgctgctgctgctgtagggtCGGCTGCTCCGGCGCTTTGGTCTGCTTAGCCCGGTAGCGCGACTCCAGCTCCTTCCACTTCTCGGCACCCGCGTCGCCGTGGTCGTTTACGAGGTGCGCGCGCAGCCACTTGGTGCTCCTGAAGCGCCGGCTGCAgacgggacacgcctccgtgaagtGGCTGAAGTACCGGTGGCTGAAGTCCTTCAGGTCACTCGGCTTGAGCGCGTGGTCGCCGTCGGGCGCGTACGTCGGCAGCGGCGCCGACGACGCCGCCGTCGACGAGGCCGCCGCCGTCGAGGCGCTGTCCTCCACGATCCCGTGAGTGTTCTGCTTGTGCACGCGCAGGAAGTACTTGCTGCACAGCtccttgttgcagatgtcgcagacgACGCCGCCGATCTGAGCGCCGTTCTCGATCTCGATGCCGTGCATGCGTTGCATGTGCGTTTTCATAAAGTACTTATTACACAGCTCCTTGTTGCAGATCTCGCAGTAGCTGCTAGTGGGTGTGAGAGAGACCCTCTTCTCCGGTGCCGACGTCTGCGGCTGCTGTGCCACCTGGACGGCGTCCTTGGCCGGAGACTCTCGCGAATCGGTTTCTTCCTTGACGATACTCTGGGCCGGCGCGGCGATCGGCGGCGACGGCGCTGCCGGTGTCGAGTGGCACTCGTCGTCGTGCTGCTTGAGTAGGAAAGTCGTAAAGAAGTCCTTCTTGCAGGGATGGCAAAAGGTGGCGGCTGCCGGCAGCGGCGATCCCTCCGCACTGCCGGTACTGTCCCGCTCCTTGTCTCCGGAAAGTACGCCGTGCTCCGTTATCATGTGAGCCCTGTGCGAGTACACGTTCTCCGACTCCTTGTAACAGATGTGGCAAGTCTTGACGGAGTCGACGTCGAGGGTGTTGAGCTGTAGGATCATAGTCTGGAGCTTCTGCAAGTCTTCGCTTATGTTGTCCTTGTTGTCGGAGAACGTGCGGTCCCCGTCGGCGTCGGCCGGCACGCCGCCGCTGTCGGCGGGTAGGGCGGTGAGAGGTGTGCTCTGCCGGTTACTGCCGCCCTCGCCCTCCTGCTGTTCGGATTTTAACTCCGTGGGTGTTTCGCGCTTCTCGGCGTCCGAGTGCATGTAGGCTCTGTGCACTGTCATAAGGTAGCAGCTCTGGAATCGCCGGCCGCAGACGTCGCACTCGGCCTCTGCGCCGTCGGCGTGTTCCGAGTGCGAGTCGCTTTGCTCGTTGACGATCAAGTTGAGTGGCGAGGCCTGAGGGCCGCCCCACGCACCCGGCGCGGCTGCCGATCCGCTGCCGTCTTTGGCCGGTTCGGAATCGGTGACGACGATGCCGTGCCGCTTGAGCTTGTGCGTCCGCAAGAAATACTTGTTGCAGTACTCTTTGCAGCAGATCTCGCAGAAGGCCTCGGCGTTGATGACGCCCAGCTTGCGCAGGTTGTCGACGGAGAGCGGCGGCTGTTGTGCGGCCGCGGCCGTGTCGGGCTGCTCGCGCGGCTCCTCCGCCGGCTGCTCGGCCAGCAGCTCCAGCAGGTCCTGCGCGGCGGGCGCGGGCAGCGACAGGTCGGTGGCGGACGCCGCGTCCGCGTCTCCCGGCTTCTTGGCCGCGGCCGCGTCTCCCGCGTCGTCCGCGATGCCGTGCACCTTGGCCTTGTGCCGGCGCAGGAAGTACTTGTTGCTGAAGCGCTTGTGGCACACGTCGCACGGCACCCGCGCTTCCGGGGACTTGGCGGCCACGCCCAGGTGCACGTGTGCTACCGACGCCTGCCCCGGCGTCAGGTGCGGAGGCGGCATCTGCTGTTGCTGAGACTGCGCCGGAGGCGGCGGTGGCGGGGgtggtggcggcgggggcggcgggggcgccgCCTTGGCAGCGGGAGGAGCGCCGTCCGTGTAGATGCCGTGCTTGTTCGCTTTGTGCGTCTTGAGGAAGTACTTGTTGCAGAACTCCTTGTTGCACTGCTCGCAGTACGCGTCGGGGTTGAAGATGCGCACGGGCGCGGCCGCCGGCAGCAGAGGAGGGCCCGCCGCGAAAGCGAACGGGAAGAAGGCGGACACGTCCGGCCAGGCGGGGGCCACAGGGACGGCgggggcggagggggtggggggcacagACGGCGCGGAGGCGACGGGCGCGGGCGCGGCCGCGGGCGCGCACAGGTCTAGCGGGGGTGGCAGCGccacggcggcgtcggcgtcggcgtcggcctcgTCCTCGCTGGTCGACGGTGTCGCCGAGGCGGCGTCCCATCGCAGCGGCGTCGTCTGCTTGCGGCGCTTCTTGGCGTGGCGCAGCTCGCCGTCCTGCTCGTGCTCCGGCGCCAACCGCCGCTTGCCGCCCTCTTCCTGCTCGCTCGAAGACATCCTCTCTTACACTTGCGCCCACTCCTGCAACACAGCCACGCGACACACCCCCATTACAAACTCTTCTTCAAATAAACTCGTTTGGCTGGTCACAGCTGCAGACGAAATCCCTGAGCTTTGGGCTTAGGTGGTAAAACGGAATTTAAATGAAGCATCGTATCAGTATCTAAAATTCTGctggaagaaaaaggaaaaggtAACTTTGCATCACAAATAGGGAAGACTGGAGCGGTCGAAATGTTTGAAATATGAGATCGATATCTTTTAACACCGAGATGCGACATTAACTCGAATTCTTTCTCCCAACCTTCTGCCAAATACTTATGTATAAACTGCAAAGTGATCGTGTCCATGTAGAAACAGATGTAATGCACAGTAATATGACGGGAGGTCCTATTTGTCACAGAACGCCTTGCTACGGGTAAAAATGCTCTGATCGGTAAATTGAAATATGAGAAAAACAGATCTCGACAAAAATTTCACATCCTGTCAAATATAAATGTCTGTTCAGAAGACAACATATCCGTGATCTCTACACACGCATGCTGAAAACATCACAGGCACATTTCGTAGTAGAAGGATAATTTTCAGATACTATTAACTGTGCTTGAACGCAACAAGATAAGTTTCCAGAGTAGTAAAACGGTAAATCTTGGAAACAGAGCAGGCTTTTAATACTGTGATATGTATGAAACGAAAAGGGAAAAGAATGATATAAGTACCACCAAAGATGGCGTATTATATTTCAGGGTGTTTGCTTCAGAGTGGACCTATAGTTCCATGTTTTGTAAGTAATTAGGTTTcattttgaacagttctcgggtatctgaccgggtagcgtcgtaatttctccacaatataatACACGCTGCGattttcaggtggttcctgacgaatgctgtgctgttccctcCGGGCCCTGTATATACTatccgttaccccctccaccgttcctcttctGGTGTCTTCGGTGCTACCGGCGAGGCGGCTACtgaaggtggtgggggaagcggcgcctgtgtctgaactggggtctgcagtctccctgctgccgccgtggGGGGCGGTCttcgatctctgggaccgcatctttctctccaggctgagtgcagggttccaagcctgaccAAGTTGAAGGACGCTGTCTTTATACATTAGAGCGTCCTGTAATCGGATTTCGATGGactctttagtaacgcagtcccagaagtaggaggaatgacagagtatttttgttttttcatagtccatagtatggccagtctttatacaatggtcagccacggctgatttagtggcctggcgtcgttcggtatggcgcttgtgttcgcggcacctctcttctacagtggGGAGTGcctccccaatgtatgattttctgcactgacagggaatttgataaacgcctgcttttcgaaggcctaggtcatctttcactgaacccagtagagtcaaggtttttgcagggggtcggaatacacatttcacattctgtttCCCCAGAAGTCTACCGATTTTTCTTAAGGTGTTTCCGACAAACGGAATTCACGCCAATGACTTGTgttctcctgtttcttgttcttgttcttttgGCAGAGTCTGTCTGAGTacgtgtcttatttgcttctggtttTACCCATTTTTTCCGAAAAGTTATCTCgaggtgctgcagttctgctggaaggctctTCTGATCGCAGATCGATCGTGCCCTGTGAATAAGTGTGAGCAAAACGCCTTCACGCTGGGAGTTGTGGTGGAAACTGAAGGCATCTAGGTAGAAatcggtgtgtgtaggttttctgtatacactgtgtcccagctTGCCATCAGGTTTCCGTTTTACCAGGACGTCAAGAAACGGTAGGGCACCATCCTGTTCCACCTCCATCGTTAAATGTATGTTGTTGTGCAGCGATTTGAGGTGTTCGAGAAATTCATTTAAGTTGTCCcgtccatgtggccaaacaacgaaTGTGTCATCCACGAAGCCGAAGTAACAATCTGGTTTTTGTTTGGCTTGTTCTACTACCTTCTCttcgaaattctccataaaaaagttggcTACAACCGATGAAAGCGGGCATCCCATGGCGACGCCAT carries:
- the LOC126298182 gene encoding uncharacterized protein LOC126298182, encoding FAAGPPLLPAAAPVRIFNPDAYCEQCNKEFCNKYFLKTHKANKHGIYTDGAPPAAKAAPPPPPPPPPPPPPPPAQSQQQQMPPPHLTPGQASVAHVHLGVAAKSPEARVPCDVCHKRFSNKYFLRRHKAKVHGIADDAGDADLLELLAEQPAEEPREQPDTAAAAQQPPLSVDNLRKLGVINAEAFCEICCKEYCNKYFLRTHKLKRHGIVVTDSEPAKDGSGSAAAPGAWGGPQASPLNLIVNEQSDSHSEHADGAEAECDVCGRRFQSCYLMTVHRAYMHSDAEKRETPTELKSEQQEGEGGSNRQSTPLTALPADSGGVPADADGDRTFSDNKDNISEDLQKLQTMILQLNTLDVDSVKTCHICYKESENVYSHRAHMITEHGVLSGDKERDSTGSAEGSPLPAAATFCHPCKKDFFTTFLLKQHDDECHSTPAAPSPPIAAPAQSIVKEETDSRESPAKDAVQVAQQPQTSAPEKRVSLTPTSSYCEICNKELCNKYFMKTHMQRMHGIEIENGAQIGGVVCDICNKELCSKYFLRVHKQNTHGIVEDSASTAAASSTAASSAPLPTYAPDGDHALKPSDLKDFSHRYFSHFTEACPVCSRRFRSTKWLRAHLVNDHGDAGAEKWKELESRYRAKQTKAPEQPTLQQQQQRPPALKIPTSWASQAAEPVASHVLSNLFAGSDSPEYHCSYCPFSTPVLALLFVHERTHVAGPTVQPDPEAGKAPQHCPICLQELQGEPLHTHLLSHQFGGLVNPFAPAAFPAPRPFPPVQPLQPEQPDGDAADAEAKTKFRCPQCSRGFKTRELYLAHVQKKHGAAAGDGADGKLRCAQCDFRADSAVALKRHARRSHREPEVPASYAVPAPPQGPEGAPFIMQPFLLEEPLHSVRVHAAKFVPSVVFLPVKERLSEPLTVSFTLTPA